The Aquila chrysaetos chrysaetos chromosome 21, bAquChr1.4, whole genome shotgun sequence DNA window CAGgacaactgaaaaaatagaGTATCTCATTGAATTGAAACTATGGTTCAGCAGACACATGGTTCAGGCATGTATCAATAACTGTAACATTAAATTCTATTTTGTGTTAAACATTCCAcatgttttaaagatgtttaCATGTGTAATAACTCACTGAGTCAGAGAAATTACAGTGAAGGCCAACTGTGATGTCACAGAATTCAAGGCAGGAGCGGGTGATTAGATGAATTCCACATATTTAACACAGGATACAGAACCCTGCCCTTTTGCTCCATACTAAGCCCTTTAACTTCCATTTGACTGAAGCATATGACTTTCAGAAAGGCTTTTCAATGGCCTAACTCCAGATAGTAAGCACATAACTATGGAGTGTAACTACATCAGTTTGCCGCCTTAGTCAGTGAATCTTTGGAACTTGGGTGGGATGAATATTGCTATGGAATTACTTAGCTCTTTTTACTGACTACAGAAGGAGGTGAGTAAAACTGTCACTTAAGTGCCTGTGGTTAGGTTAAATTAATCCATACGTTAGTCTTGACTTGAAGATCCCAAGAAGTGCAGAAACAATCACCTTTCCTCGTAATTTGTACCATCAGTAATTACTCTCCTTCATAAAATACGTGCATTGCTTCTAATAGGAATCCATTTGGGATTAACTCCCAGCtattagtttttcttctgcccagcatttttttttccttacatgcCTTTCTCCCACATGAAACACAAGAGAAGTGGGAATTGCCTACATCTCTGCTGATGGAGACTCTTCAGTCATAAAGGAGTCAAATAATACAGAGCCTTGCCCTTAACCCTTGATGACTGGTGCTACTACTTTTAAGTCTACTGGGGTTGCTCTTGATTTGAACCACTGCaagaaaaaatcagaatcaGGACACACCATTTCTCCTTTTCGTAAATATTGGTCAACTTTATAAACATAATACATTCCAATGACAAAAGAGAATAAACAACGCATTCCATCTCCTGACCTTCATTGGAGGTGGCTGTTGTCTGAAAGTTGCTGTCTGTCTGGTATCTTGTTTCCTAGCCACTTGCAGCTGTTGGGCAGCcgctgcagctgcagccagagactCTGGGATGGGAGGCTCCTGTGGTTCTGTCTGccattctgctttctgcttttcaaagtagctagacaaaagaaaaacaaaaaatataacCACCTTCTGGAGTATTCCATCAGTTTGTAAAGGAcattttgtgttaaaatataATGGATCACTTTTCCCTATCATGTTCCTCCACTAGAGTCAAATTGCCTACACTTAGACACCACTTGGACTGGTTCATAAATAGAATTGGTGGTGTTCTCCTCCGCATTTGTACACTTCAGCCAGATTCCAGATTGTCAGCTTCTAAGGTATCTTGATGTACAACTGGACATAAATCTAATAGGATGGAATATAGacaacatatatatttaatcttTAACAGCTTTACATGCACCTCTGTCAAACttagtttttatattttgttctgttaaaaTGAATAACTTTTGTATGCAATAGATTAATACATTCTTTGTAGTGTCAAGGTGCTTGGAATGGaagacagcatttctgaagaaatgcaaaagaaatcttGAAAACTGTGTGTCTGTGAAAATGATGCCAAATAATGCTGGGTGTTAAGAGAAATCTAAGTTTCTTAAAACATCACTTGCATTTAAAACGGATCTGTTAAACAAAGGACACTGTTCTTTGAATAGTAGCTAATTCTGTCACCTTCTCCCACCTAGGTTATAcctaaaaatgaaactgtaattTATTATCCAAATCTGTTCCACGGCTAGGGTAAACTTACTTGTTGCCAATCGTATGTATATGGCTAAATGCCACTGCCATGTGAATGcagcaaaaagtaaaattctgaCTAGCAATAGCACAAACCAACTGAAGAATACTTGTTTTGTATCCCTTTCTTGTATTGCCTCCTACCTCTGCTTgctaaacaagcaaaaaaaaaaaaattattttcatgaaaaaaaaggttgctAGAAAAAGCAGCATACGATATAAAAATCCAGAGAACAAATCACCCCTGAATTTTTGCATGCCATATGTAGGGTTTGCAGCTTGGAATAATCTAAATTTAACTTTGAACAAATTCAGACTGAATGTTATCGAATACATGTGCTCCCACATCCcttttttgttaacttttttttttcatgcttacCTCTTAAGTTCTAccaacaaaagtaaaataacaaaataaccAGTAGAATCGAGAGAAGCTATAAAGCCACATAATGCTTGCTCTGGAGACTTACTCAAGGGacagtttctcttcctcctcacatAGATCTGGCAGCCTCTGCAATCCCAGAGTCATCCGCAAAGCATCTACATGCTCCTTCAGGGGTTTGTACTCCTCATGCAAGCGACGAGTAGATTCCAAGAGCTTGTTGAGATCGTTCTCAGACTGCTTGATAGTATTCTCCATCTGAAACAGGAGCATGAGCGTGCTTTTAAAGAACTGTTCCTTTATAGCTCTCTGATTCAGCAAGAGACTGTATCAGaaagatgagatttttctcaCTCAAGTTGGAAAAGATTGGAGACAATGCAATAGTAAAACAAAGAGTTAAGATACTGGGAGGATGAAAACAGCAAGGAAGAAGCAACTGAAAGTGACACACGagttgcattttcatttaaaaaaggtGCACTCAACCTATATGACCttctgaacaacagaaaaagcaggtaGACGGGCTACAGACAAGTCAGCAAGTGAGGAGCTATGGAAAACTCTCAagggacattaaaaaaagaaattaaagtagaataaactaattttctgtgtttctaagATACCTGAACACCAATGGTTAGAAGTTAACAAACAAGCTAAGGAAAGGTTCCTGCTTTTCTTACTGCAGTgaatgggaaaagcagcagagaaaaagatagtcttacaggaaaaagaggagaggatGAAACAGACTGAAGTTATGCAGCTGGGTAGGAGAACAGGCATTTCAAGtgataaataaatgcagtcTGCACATCAAGTACATAGCTTGTACTTGCTTACAGTGTGGgagcttttttcttctggtgcaAAGCACAGATACCTTCGGAGCTAGAAACCACTGTACAGTCATGTAAGTGCCCTAACATGATGTAAAAACTGcaggtttaaaaatacattcccCATTTAGTCCCTCTAATTCGCTAATCTTGTTTATAAAGTGTTTTTCTCTTATTTGTATTAATTCCCTTCAGGCTGGTGCTTCTTAATGTTTGGTGGTTCCACTCGGTGATCAAGGTCAGCTTCCCAAAaactcttttcttccaaaaaccTCCGATCAAAAGTCTCACCTAGCTGCCAAAGTTTCTCAGTTTCCAGGTGCTAAATGAGAAAAGATTAACAGGAAGAACAGTTTTCTATGGGACTGCCAGAGTGACATTACTGTGGCTACTGGTAAAGTTGTAGCCACAATGGGCTTAGTTATCTACCCTCTTGGTACAAATGCTTACTATGTCAACATTACAAAATATCCTGCCCTACACACACAGGCAAAAAACAATTATCCTGAGGTAAATTTACTTTGCACTCTTTGTAGGATCCTAGGATGGTGTTGTAAAGTCCAGATTATTGAACCAGTGGTAGTTCACTGATGTGCACAATTCCACAATGATTCATATACAACTGTGTCTTAGGCTGCCCGCAGCTGCATACCACATTAATATCAGCATGGATTAGTCGCAGCTCCTCCACATGGGCCATCTTCTCttgcagcagcaggtccattTCCTGTTTGTATTCTTTCAGGTGCCTCTCCTCAGACTCCAGGGcttcaaattctgctttcagtcgtgcctttattttttccatctgcaaaGTCTTGTTCCTGGATCCcaatgataattaaaaatatagagaGACAGCAGTAAGTCACTGCAACGTACTTTTGCGAGTTGTCACTTTATATGTGAATAGATGGAAGAAAGTAATAGCAGTAATAGACAAGGGTGAGACTAAACGTGTCTGAAAAAGGATGAGGTGCAATGAGAGAACTGAATGCTAATCCCAGCTTTTTTGCTGAGCTTTTCAGTGCTATGAGAATTCTTATACAGAATTATGAAATTAAGAGAACGCTGTCAGACTTGAACAGTTACTGTAGATTCAGAGAATTTGTACCAACAGAGTTCTACTGCATCAATTAACTCAGATTAAACCCTAGTTCCAAAATGGAGAAATCCAGAAAATCTGGGAGGTTTAGCACAGGATTctgagaaatgtaaaatgaattgGAGGTGATTACAGTGTCATATACACTGACTAAAACTATGTGGACAGTAATTTAAGCTGCTAAAATACTAACTTCAACTTCAGGTTAAAGAAAATTCCAGAGCAATGACATACTGGAATAGTAAAAACTCAGATGACACTGGCCATCAACATCCCACTTGCAAGTAACTGCATTCTCTCGGTTCTTTGCTAAGATCTAGTACCTGTCACatatttgtaaatgtttctACCCATATCCtgcattctgattttttttttcatttgtgccaATCCATAATTCCATAGCAAAAATGTTTAGATACTCAGTCCTTATCTCTCTCTTCAAAGCTAATAATGAAGGAGCATGAGTTTCAGTCGTCAGACAGTTTTAAGCAGCAGAACAGCCTACCGCTGTTGCGATTCAACACTTGTCCAAGCTGTtgaacagaacaaacaaactGTTCTTGTTCCTGCAATTTAGTTAATGAAGAGGCCTTAGTTATTTTTCCTGCACTGGAAGTTAGAATATGATACTGGGTAACCAATGTGCCAACAACACTTAAATGTTTCTAACAAGAGGCTGCAATGTCACATTTCAGGCATGTAATCAAGCATTCCACAACTCCTTGCTGTACCTTGCGTGAAACAAACAAGAATGTAGCATTCCTTTTTAGTCACCTAATGCCTAGTACAATTAAATCCATATTGGTTTCCAAGTGCAGTACTGACTAACACAGTAGACTTTCTACAGGCATGATGTAAGAGGGGTCTGGGGAGGAAGAGGTTTGCATTCATATTAAATACACTATTCCTATCCCAATGCAAAGTGGGGTAAGTTTGATTCAAATTCACCATAAGCAGCAAAGCTGACTATAGAACGCAGCATGTAGATTATAGGAAGCTGCCTATCAGATTAGCAATGAAATCTCAGAATAGGGATTTCACCCCGATCCTAGAACTGGGTGTGTGACTCCCCTTCCCACTAGGCCCAGACTTGCTCCCACTGAAGCAAGCAACACAGGTCTGACGTTTTTAATGGGAGCAGAAGGCACTGAACCCCCTGGAGGGAGCTGGTCTATCACCCATTTCTAGGAAAGGAGATTCCTACACCTCTGTGGGGCACTTGTTCCCTTTACAAACTGTTTCCATACCCAGTCCCCACGGGCTCTCTCTGAAACTGCTCCCACAGCACTGAGAAATGGATGGTTTATCTCAGTGTTATTCTATATCATACTTGTAAGAATAGGAGAATATATGTACCCTGGGCTTTAACAGGGTTACTGTTTTCTCTCACTCCAACCAAAATTcccaaagacattttaaagctaGCCTGAGGACTCTTCTTTAAAGCATATGGCAGGTGCCTGTATAgattttattcttgctttcaTATGACCAAAGCTTACCCTGTCGCCATCCCTCTTGGGGAGGCTCTGATGTTGTGCCTGTGAATCCTCCTCTCAGTCCCctcatttctgtttccaaatcAGTCTTTCTGAGTTCAGTATCTGCTTATGTACCTAGTTTTGGTAATCTTTTCCTGAGTGCGTGAAACATCACTGGCACAATGGGCTTCCACCATTTGCTGAAGAGTGTGGCAGAAAGCAGAGTCAGTCCCTGGGACAACTAATTATGGCTATCTTTTCCAGGTATTATAACCAGTAATGTGACCAGGGTTCCTCCCTCTCTCACTTTAGGACTTTATAAAGCTGCAAGAGATAAAAACGGTGTCATAAATAATTCCTCCAATATGTATTCAGAAATGGGCTGCCTGGTAGGCATAATATAAATGGAGGAGATTTAAAAtggaacaattaaaaaattgaaggTCAGAGGGgctgctgtttgtttccttagaacaaaataagacaaaattCTGCCTTGCATTGGTACCTCAGAAATAATCTTAACAGTAAAGTTCTTTCCCCGACATATATAAGTCGTAGGAAATACGGATTACTATTCCCAGTGATGGCAACCCATGACTGTTAAGAATAGAAATACCAGACCAAAGACAGATAGAGAAAAAGCCAGTGACAAATAAGGTCACGTCAGAGGTCACTCAGAGACATTTACAGATATTGTGGaagacatatttaaaaacaaatttgatAAAATTCACTTGGTAAGTATGATTATTATGTCTGTACTGTAGCTCACCATAGAGTTCACCTTGTTTCATATAGTACGTTTATTATAGAAAATATGAGTTGTATACCTGTGAGCATACGTCTATTTTAAAAGGTATGCAGTCATTCCAGTTCTGAAAAGTCTGTATCTCACCACTAGAGTAAAAAATACCTGTTGGAATAATAAGTCAACTAGTGAATGTTTTGTGAATGAAGTGCAGAAGAAGCCTGGATATAGATAGAATTCAAGTATGTAGCTACAACACTGTAATCTTTAATGTCATTGGAGGTGTTCTGTCATTTACTACACAATGGCATATACTAGTCTGAATGTAAATATTGGACTTAAACCAGTAAAAGAGATCCACTCTGCCTTCCATTTAAATGTGGCAATATCCCACTAAAAAGTACCATCCAACCATCTACCTCTGTTTTCATCAAGTCTCATTGTTCCCATttacttaaaacatttatttagtaATGGCAGCTTTGATTACTGAAACTGGGAGTATTTGTCCCCAATTTCCTCCCTGTTTCCTCTCTTGTATTTATGGCATGCATTCACCTAAGACCATGGAAATAGATCAGTTTCCTCACTGTTACTAGTCACTGGCTGCCATCCTCTGCCAAACTGCGACAACAAATGCGTTGCAGGGGATTGTTTCAGTCCAAATGATTAGCTTTTgatattaggaaagaaaaagcacacacaaatTAGAACTCTTCCTGTTAGCATGAAGCAACATGcagtaatgttttaaaacagaaaccgTAAGTGTGATTTCTAGACTGTCTAATGAATTCtgccctccttttcttttcccttctatttAAGTTCTTCCACTGCGTTGACGACAGTAGTCACTAAGTGCGTCCCAGTAGGGCATTAAGCAGTGAAACTATCATCTGTCATCAATAAGTTCACTCTCATTCTCTTTTATCTCCTCCCAGTCAGAACACTGAGGTCCAGTCTTTAGGTATTTGCTTAACTTTGTGACTGGGGTTATTTCTGTTCAACTACTTAATGCATAGAAAATAAGCATGTGGAGATACATTTGGATTGTGGGCATATACATAGGTTTACTGACAGCAGTATTCCATTGACTACAAATTGTAAGTATGTATCTATAGATACAGATATGGATTATAGATACAGGTCTTCAAAATCAGATCCCAGAATGCCTTCAAAAACCCAGCTGAGCTGCCTTTAATAAGTGATAGAGATCCACTACAGGAATGGGCAATTTCTTTGATTTTGATTGTgagggcttttttcctctctgcctgtaGAATAATATATGGAATGCAGATTAAAATAAAGCCTGCCAAATCTGTCAAAGGTGTGTCTGTAAACATAAGAAATTCTCATGTTTATTTTGAAGGGAATTCTTCACAGAATGTAAGCTCCTTTTAAAAGATTTGGGGATCAAAAAATAGGTTTATTTGATCAAGTTTTGTTAAAGGCAGCTCAAAATTGACATCAGTGTTGCAAGTAGGATTGACTTTttgacattgattttttttaatttaaaatatattcaggcAACTTTCTCGGTAATTCATTGTACGCTAAAGCTAGTAATGTCACCTTTACAGCACCTTAAGCCCCAAACTAATAGCAAAAATGTCTTAATTACAGTTTATATATCACCTTTGAATATGTTATCAGCAAAATGAATACACCGTAAATTTCCAACTACGGGACACCACTCTCtctgaaaagataatttaatgAGATATTTAAATTAGGTGTTATAATAATTAGACCACAAACTGTCGTGGGCCATATTtagatctgtattttaaaacagagccTGCCTAACAGTTGAGTAGAAGAGCATTGTTCTTACTTTGCAAAGTATGCGTTGTCCCATCTCTTTCTACAAATCGTTGTGGGATGTGGCGTTGCATGAGGGCGGCCGAGGCCCATACGCTGCTGCCTAATTCACCTCTTCCATGGGTAAAATGCGCTTCTCAGAGGTGCTGTTAGCGGCCAGAAGTCCCTGTGACCGCCTGCGCTCGCTGCTGGCGGCAGCGCCTTTGTCCCCTGCCCTCTCTCGCCGAtagtccctctccagctgtcGTGTCCCCAGAACGCTTCTCATCGCTCTGGGGCTACCCGCCGCCAGCGTGCCTTGCACCTCCCAGCGACACCGAGTCGCTGCCCGCACCGTCTTTGTGCCGCGTTCTGGCTTTCGGAAGCGCGAATCCCTACTCAGAGTATCCAGCTCCGGCCCTATCCTGAAGGTCAGTGCCCTCAGCCAAAGAGCGCAATGCCCTACCTAAAGCTAACGGGGGCGCGCAGGGTGCCGGCCCCCGTTGTCTGGGAGCCCCCCTCTTCCAACGCGCCCTGCGGTTCAGCGCAGGACGGACGCGCCGTACAAATGCCTGGGTGCCGCCGCGGAGCGAGGCCGCGCGCGCCTGGCGGCGGCTCCCGCCGGGGacccgcggcggcgggggcagccTCGTGCCGGCGCGGCGggtcccgccccccccccaatccgccgccgccccccgcaaGCCCCTGCCGCCCCGGCGCTCGCCGCCCTGCTCGCCGCTTCGGGGTGCTGGCCAGAAGGGCGGCGAGGGAGACGGCCGCGGGGCTTCCCCGCCCGCCTCagccgcctccccgcccgcctCAGCCGCCTCCCAGCCTTCGGGCAAGCGGGACGGCGGGGCTGAAAGGAGCCGGCCGGGCGCTGGCTGCTCCGCGGGCTCGGCCGCTCCCCTCCCGTCTCCTCTCCTCACAGGCGCGCGAATTCCCCGCTCCGCCGCAGGCCGCAGCCCCAGCGCAAAGCTGAACGtgaaccacccccccccgccccgtcccggacagggcccgccggccgccccggcaGCTGAGCAGCCCTACGCCCGCCCCACCGGTCTCCGCCCGGCGCCCGCCGCGTCGCCCTGCCCGGCCGGGCTCGGATAGACGTGCCGTCCGCGGGGGCACGTCCGTCCTCGGCTTTCGGTGTCGTACTCCGCTCTCCGGGccattcccttcctctcccagcccGTCGCGGCTCCCGCCGGGGAGGGAGTGGGGCAAAACAGTCGATTTATGACAGAGCGCCTCAGGAATAAGAAATAAGAATTCAAAGGGCTTCAGGAAAACCACCCGCGGCCCGACACCACTCCCCCAGCTGCGTGGGGCTGCTACGTCCTTCCCACCCGCGCACTCTTCCTTCTCGTGTTAGCACTCCGGACTAATTCCCTGGAAATGCACGACCATTGCCGCCCTTCGCTGCGCATACCAGCGGCGATTCCCAGCAGCAGATGTTCCTTCCCTACTTAGAAAAACGTATTTTCAGCTCTTATCATAAAGCCCAGCggtggttttctttccctcagtaGCACAATAGCTACTTTCACATCGATGCAACTCCTCCGCTCCCCCGAGAAAAAAGCCGCTTGGTGTAACTGATGCGGCACAAAGCAAACATACCTGATCTCCTTGATGCTCTCGAGTTTGCACATAATTTCTTGCTCATCTGCCATGCTTTTCAGTCCCGATTTAAACCTCCCGTGAAATGTACAAaatgccgggggggggggggggggagaaaaaacataCAATAGACACAATGTAGTCACCCCCCTCCTAGCATATGGTCTCTGAGCCTGTGCAGCAGGCTCTAGCGGGAGCTATGGGACTGAGAGTCCAGCTTCCTATTGCTGCTTAGGCAGATAGGCAGCAAAAAGACTACAACACCcacaaggcagagcagagctttcctgcccttcttcctgcaactacattttaaatcaatttgtCACACCTCATTATGTCAAAGGTTGTTAGGAGTGCAAAAAGAGCAGGAGGCTTCCTCCTGAGATCTGTGCAATGTTTagctttttgttaaaattatcAAATATGCACTAAGAGACTGTTGAATGAGTTCACGATTTTGATTAAAAACTTTTGTGACACAAAGGCATGCTGTAGCCATTATTACTACCATGCTGTTTTCTACTAGATGCTCTGGGTGATGTGACTGTGTCTGGAGTTTGGAAAAGACGTATTTTGTTctttaggtttttcttttttatttctgctactATACATAGCACTTGtaactgtggaaaagaaatgcaaatataactGTTGGATTGATGAAAGTGACCATTTGTCTTTCTATGGACATTATATCCAAGAATATCAGAGCCCTTTACAGAGATTGATGAATAAactctcagtctttcctcagccagataattattttccttcagcttctgtAATGTACTAAGCACTGTGTTTTAAGTTATGAAGATAATGGTTATATCTTAACACTTTGGAAGGCCTCTTCATGGGTCTGTCCTAAGAGATCCACAACGTAAATTCACCTATATGCCCAAGCATTTACCCTGGGGTTTACCAGCTCTGATGGTCATGCTGGGCTGAAGGGTCAGCACATTAGAATGAACATTAAGCTCAAGGTCTAGACAGCCAGTAGGGAAACTGGATTCTGCATACATAAACTTCTGTGTGTTACAAATGCACAAGCAGCAGTACCATAGCCTTAGCAAATATAGCAGACCACTCATCAGTCAGTACTGTAAGACTGATGAGAACAGGGCAATTATTCTGGAATATATAACAGAGATGTTATATGGAAGGAGCTGGAAGTACTTAacctctactcagcactgatCAAACTTGCTGCTGTCTGGTCTGGTGCTctgaaaaggaggtgaaaaataaaaatggacagAATACAGAGGAGAGCAATGAAAATGGTAAGAGTTTTGGGGACCATGAAAGACAGCTGAATGCAAGACAGTGTGGCCATATTTAAGCGGCGTGTGGTAGATCTGCCTGAGTTTGGGCTTGTGGTCACAGAACTGAATGTCTTGAGCTACTTGCATCTACCGTTGCAGACTGAAGGGCAAGTGGTCCCCCTCATGTATGAATATCTGTGCCTGGAAAGCGAGCAAACTAGAGTATGAGGTAATAAGCAGACAGTGTGAGCCATTGGGGTGTTGTGCTCTAGCTCCAGCACTGACCAAATAGGATGGTACAGAAGTAGCTAATCAtcgtcatcatcatcatcatcatcatcatcatcatcatcatcatagtCTTTCAGTGTGAAAAAGGTGTTGGAAGAGCCATCATAGCAAATAATGCACTAGGTCTGCTGAGAGGGAAGTCTAAAAAGTAATCTATTTAATGAGCAATACAGAAAGTTTAGGACAGATTTCAGTAAAATGTCTGACTACAGAGTTCTTCACTAGGAAAGGCCACCTGGGAGGTGGAGGAGTCTCCATATTGCTTTTAAGAACTACTTAGAGAAAGGTGTCTCCATATTAATCCAAGTGCTGCAGATCCTTGCTTTGAGGTCAGGGTTTTGACCTGGTCGGGGTTGAGTTACCCTTACAAATGTGTCATATAGCCTGCCACCACAGTgacctgctcctgcttctttaGTGACCTCTGAACATGGCCAGGGACCTGGGGACCGGATGAGCTGTCACACATGAGCGTGGATTTAAGTGTCTGCATTAGGTTCTCAAGTCAGAGAACGCACTcttgagaggaaagaaaaatgaaataatgtgtCCTGGCAGAGGAGGACCTCTCACCAGGAGTGACGGAGAATGAAAAAGGATAGGCAACCAGGAGGGTTTGTCTGCAGAAGGGATGGGGCCTGAGACTGAGGTGGCagctgggaggaaggcaggcaaacagatctgaaaataaagctaattTGGAATTTTTGTCTAGCCAAGGCTTCAAAGGGGTAACTCCTACttatctgtaaatatttctactcctgctcatttatttcaaaggaacTGAGGTGTGTTCTGATTCAGTTGCCAATGCATTTACATCAAATGTTGTCTGGA harbors:
- the ZC4H2 gene encoding zinc finger C4H2 domain-containing protein isoform X2, whose product is MADEQEIMCKLESIKEIRNKTLQMEKIKARLKAEFEALESEERHLKEYKQEMDLLLQEKMAHVEELRLIHADINVMENTIKQSENDLNKLLESTRRLHEEYKPLKEHVDALRMTLGLQRLPDLCEEEEKLSLDYFEKQKAEWQTEPQEPPIPESLAAAAAAAQQLQVARKQDTRQTATFRQQPPPMKACLSCHQQIHRNAPICPLCKAKSRSRNPKKPKRKQDE
- the ZC4H2 gene encoding zinc finger C4H2 domain-containing protein isoform X1 — its product is MGLGRPHATPHPTTICRKRWDNAYFAKNKTLQMEKIKARLKAEFEALESEERHLKEYKQEMDLLLQEKMAHVEELRLIHADINVMENTIKQSENDLNKLLESTRRLHEEYKPLKEHVDALRMTLGLQRLPDLCEEEEKLSLDYFEKQKAEWQTEPQEPPIPESLAAAAAAAQQLQVARKQDTRQTATFRQQPPPMKACLSCHQQIHRNAPICPLCKAKSRSRNPKKPKRKQDE
- the ZC4H2 gene encoding zinc finger C4H2 domain-containing protein isoform X3 codes for the protein MATGNKTLQMEKIKARLKAEFEALESEERHLKEYKQEMDLLLQEKMAHVEELRLIHADINVMENTIKQSENDLNKLLESTRRLHEEYKPLKEHVDALRMTLGLQRLPDLCEEEEKLSLDYFEKQKAEWQTEPQEPPIPESLAAAAAAAQQLQVARKQDTRQTATFRQQPPPMKACLSCHQQIHRNAPICPLCKAKSRSRNPKKPKRKQDE